In Streptomyces nodosus, one DNA window encodes the following:
- the ychF gene encoding redox-regulated ATPase YchF — protein sequence MSLTIGIVGLPNVGKSTLFNALTKNDVLAANYPFATIEPNVGVVGVPDPRLAKLAEIFTSQRLLPATVDFVDIAGIVRGASEGEGLGNKFLANIRESDAICQVIRAFKDENVVHVDGKVSPKNDIETINTELILADLQTIEKVLPRLQKESRIKKDVAPKVKAVEEAKEILEKGDTLFAHGIVQGSERAEPLHDLHLLTTKPFLYVFNVDEDELMDDAFKDEQRALVAPAEAIFLNAKLEADLAELEEDEALELLESVGQHEPGLATLARVGFDTLGLQTYLTAGPKEARAWTIKKGATAPEAAGVIHTDFQKGFIKAEVISFEDLVATGSVADARAAGKARMEGKDYVMGDGDVVEFRFNV from the coding sequence GTGTCGCTCACGATCGGAATCGTCGGCCTGCCCAATGTCGGCAAGTCGACCCTGTTCAACGCCCTGACCAAGAACGACGTGCTGGCGGCCAACTACCCGTTCGCCACGATCGAGCCGAACGTGGGCGTGGTGGGCGTCCCCGACCCCCGGCTGGCCAAGCTGGCCGAGATCTTCACCTCGCAGCGGCTCCTTCCGGCGACGGTGGACTTCGTCGACATCGCGGGCATCGTGCGCGGCGCCAGCGAGGGCGAGGGCCTGGGCAACAAGTTCCTCGCGAACATCCGTGAGTCGGACGCGATCTGCCAGGTGATCCGCGCCTTCAAGGACGAGAACGTCGTCCATGTGGACGGCAAGGTCTCGCCCAAGAACGACATCGAGACCATCAACACCGAGCTGATCCTCGCGGACCTCCAGACCATCGAGAAGGTCCTCCCGAGGCTGCAGAAGGAATCCCGGATCAAGAAGGACGTCGCCCCGAAGGTCAAGGCCGTCGAGGAGGCCAAGGAGATCCTGGAGAAGGGCGACACCCTCTTCGCGCACGGGATCGTCCAGGGCAGCGAGCGTGCGGAGCCGCTGCACGACCTGCATCTGCTCACCACCAAGCCCTTCCTCTACGTCTTCAACGTCGACGAGGACGAGCTGATGGACGACGCCTTCAAGGACGAGCAGCGCGCGCTGGTCGCCCCCGCCGAGGCGATCTTCCTCAACGCCAAGCTGGAGGCGGACCTCGCCGAGCTCGAGGAGGACGAGGCCCTCGAACTCCTGGAGTCGGTCGGCCAGCACGAGCCGGGCCTCGCGACCCTGGCCCGCGTCGGCTTCGACACCCTGGGCCTGCAGACCTACCTCACGGCCGGCCCGAAGGAGGCCCGCGCCTGGACGATCAAGAAGGGCGCCACCGCCCCCGAGGCCGCCGGTGTCATCCACACCGACTTCCAGAAGGGCTTCATCAAGGCGGAGGTCATCTCCTTCGAGGACCTGGTCGCCACCGGCTCCGTGGCCGACGCCCGCGCCGCGGGCAAGGCCCGTATGGAGGGCAAGGACTATGTGATGGGCGACGGGGACGTGGTGGAGTTCCGCTTCAACGTCTGA